Genomic DNA from Deltaproteobacteria bacterium HGW-Deltaproteobacteria-2:
CCTCGAGTTTCAGATTCATCACCTTGGCCATTACTTCGAGAAAACGGCCGGTTCCGGAAGCGCACTTGTCGTTGGTGATAAATTTCACCATGTCGCCTTTATCATCCAAACGGAGGGCCTTGCAATCCTGTCCGCCGATATCGATGACAGTTCTTACCGAAGGTACCAGCCAGCGGGCGCCTTTGCCGTGACAGGCAATCTCTGAAATGGCTTCATTAATAAAGGATATCTTGTCGCGGCCGTATCCGGTTCCCACGCATCTTTTTATATCTTTTATGGTCAGGCCTGCCTTAGACAAAGCCATACCCATTACTTCATCTGCCGATTCCCAGGGGCGAGCCTTTGATTTGATAATAACCGATTCAATAATTTTGCCGTTCTTCATGATGACGGCCTTGGACGTTAATGATCCTACATCGCATCCTGCTACAAACATTATACAAGCCTCCTTACCTTAAGAAATTCCATAAAACGCTCTTCCGTGGCTTCCCAGGACTGCACGCGCACGTCAAAGGCGTCGGCATACATGATATATGTCGGATATCCGGCTTTTTCTGTGTCTCGAGCCAGGAGCTTTACCATTCCCCAAGTATTGCGGCACCCCGGTGTTCCGTTGTAAACAATGAAGTCCGCGCTGTAAATCTTGGCCAGACCAAGAGTATCTTCCAACCACATATTGGGAGCATCATAAGGGCCGCGAATTGATTTGACCATGGGCATGCGCGAATTAATCATGCTTACGCTGTCAATCAAAGCATCCGGACTCTTCGTATCAATAATATAAGCTGCGTCTTCTTTGTGGTAGTGTGCCACGTGCGGTGCGTTGTGTGACCAGAAATGACTCAGAATATTGCCCTGATAACAGATGCCATTGCTGTCCAACATTTGCCAAAACTGCAAATTCTGAGCGTAATGATCGATATAACAGAAGAAAGCCCGCAGCTTTTCGACGCCTCCGCTTAATCCGGAAATATTTTTCGCGGCGTTTTCCCGTGCTATTTTCAGCATGGATTCGAGCACACCGGTACATTCCGGCATTCCCGCGAAAAGAAACCGTGAGGCATACACCATCAGATTGTAAGGGACAGGTAAAGGGCTGGGTATTAGCCGAGCCAGATCTTCCAATTCAGCAATGAGTTCATCCTGCTTCGCCACTTCCAGAAGATTCACTTTTAACCGATCATAATCGAGCTTTTTCCCCGTATGTTCTTCCAGAAATCGTATGAGCGCCTTGAAGTCATCCCGATGGTATTCATGGGAACGCTCACCGGTTAGATCCGGCGGGAAATCAAGCTGAAAGAAAGGTTTCTTAAGGTAGGCTGAGGCGAAGGAGAACGCATTGGCGTTAGTGTCGCAAACGCCCGGTGTATCCGTGACAAACATGTCAACATCCGCACCGATACCTGCCAGATATGCGCCTACGGCTCCTCGTTGAGAGGAACAGGATGTTTCGGTAAAGCCCACTTCGTTGCAGTAATCCAGAAACTCCGCAGTGCCTCTTTTATACGTGAAGGCCATCATAACGGAAAGAACTTCCAGACAGATAGGCATGATGTCCATGGCGTAAAAAATAGCCGGAGAAAAACAAAAAGTGGTGATGGCAGTCTTGTTGCCTTTTTCCTTGGCAAAAACCAGATTCTCCAGATATTTTGAACATATCCCGATAAACTTCTCCCCGGGCTCGCCAGTGCTCAATATTGCATTAACAACCCCTTTAAAATAAGGGATATATTTAAGTATTGTTTGGTATTCCTTTTCCGTTCCGCTTTTCAAGCGTGAAGCTGCCGAAAAGGCATTCCACATCATCCAATCAAAATTATATTCTCGCGTTTCTTTTCTCATGCGGCAGCCCTCCTCTGCTGTATTCTTTCGATAAAGGCGTCAACACGCATTTTCATTCTACCCGTTTCTACCAAGGGGCCGTACTCGCGCTCCAAACGCATGCAAGGTATGCCCTGTGCTTCCAAGTCCTTCTCGAACAGTCCGTTTTCGGCACCATGAAGATCGCAAAATCGGATGTTTTGCAGAATAACGCCTTCAATTTTCGCCTTTTCTACTTTTTGTGTGAGTATGTCTAATCTTCTACGATAATCTCCATACATGCGGGGACAATCATTGTGCCCCAGATATCGCTTGCAGAGTGCTGATACTGGATCACCATCTTCGTCCACTCTGTCGCTATAAAAGCGCGAACCGAAACAAAGATTGTCGGCAACTACTAAGGATTTTTCCCCTTCAATCACCTTGACCAGTTCCACATCATCATTGGCACTGCCCACGAGCATCAAACGCACGCGTCCTTTAATCCCCGGTGATTTTTCGGCATTAGAAATAAACTGCTCCAGTAATTTATTGTATTCTTCCCGGGGCATGGTGGTGCCGGAAAGTATAACCGCCAAAGCTTCTTCTCCTGTGAAGGGAGGAGCATCCAGAGTGCGCAGCGCTTCGAAACGATCAAGGAGAACTCTGCTTTGATTATACAGTTTGATAGACTTTTTCAGATCGGCTTCGGCAATCTTCACCTTAAAGTGTTCTTCTACTGCCGCAATTAGGCGTCGGGTTTCATCAGTCAGCCACTTAATAGTGTAGTCCGAGTATTTATGAGGGACGCCGTAATGAAAAAAGAAAGGGGGGATGACGCCCTCTACGTCGCTGCCGGCCTTGCGCCAGCACTCATCGAGCCTTCGCATCGAATCGCAACCCGGGGTGATAATTGCGCCGTCTAAAAAATTAAACTTACCCTCTCCGGCCAACTGCAGCATGCATTTGGGAAGGCTGCAAATAAAAGGTCCGAAATAGGTATCACCGATTGTAGTGTCGGTGGAGCCAAAGCCTCGTATTCTAAAGGGAAGTATTCCCGCAGCATGAAAGATTTCATCGGGCACATACGAACAAGTATAGCCGACCACTTTTTTCCCGCTTTCTTTCCACTGCTTTACATATTTATTGTTGAGTACGGTGGAAGTCTCAAAAAATTCTTTCATCATACGACGGCCTCCTTGCTGTTAATGGCGCTTTTCAAATATGCCAGCGCTTCCTCAATTTCCGCGGGAACACCCGCAACATCAGGTCTCAAAAGATCTGCTATTCCTCTGATAAGGGGCGGCAATACTTCGGACGCCACCGGTTTAAGAGATTCCACAACGTCATCTGTCAACCAGCGCACCGTTTCCCCAACCTCGTTCGCATCCACTGAATTTATTGTTTGCGATAAAGTATTTCGTATGATTCCGGGAGTGGTAGCACGTACGCGATTTAACATTCCGCACAATCTGCTGATCGTACTTGCTATCTCCTGGGCATCAATTTCACCCATTCCCTTGGCAAATTCACGCGCTATATCTTCGTCGGAAAACAAGCGCTCAAAGGCGTCGGCCTTGCGACTCCATTTTCGAATTGAAGCGATCATCGAAACAAAATGGCTTTGAAAGAACTCCCTGGATAGCTCCGGACTCTGCTCCAGCAAATCAATAAAGCTCTGCAACGCCATTTCTTTGATTTCAGCTAAAGAATTTTTGGTTTTAAGTAAAAGATTGATGTCGATCGCGCTCATAGTCTCACGCGTGATGCGCGATAAGGTATTGGCCGATTGAGGCTTGCCCGGCTCTCCCAGAAGAGCACTGCCGGTGTGTACCTTTCGAACCAACTCGCTAAGCTCATTAATAAGCAGTCCGATTTCTTTGCCGTCGATTTCATCAGCCAGAGACAATACAACGTCGGCGAGAAGGTCCGGCGCCAGATTATTTATTGGTGTTAAAGTTTCTTTCACTGCCGAAACAGCTGTATTTGCGACTGATGGAAGAAGAGAAAGCAGACAGACCACTTTAGCGGGATATCGCCACATCTCCTCATTGGCCATTTTAACTACTGCAGTAATATCGTCTTGGGAGCAATCCAATGCTTCCTTTAATTCTCCAAAATCTATATTTTCAATTATTTCCCGAAATCCGGGACGCAGAATTTCCGCATAATCCACATCGCCGGTTAACGTGTTTTCAGTTTTACCTTTTGCGGACAGAACTTCGTTAAAAATCTTTTCCACATTCGCGGACATCCGCATTTTTAGTTTGCTGTCACCAGACCAGTCTTGAAGCGCCGCGTGAACAATAGACATTATTAGTTTTCTTGCCGCGGGTGTTTTTACTATCCTCCACACAACCATGCCCGTCATATCGGCGACGCTCTCTGGTTGAATCGATTTTTCAACACATTTCATGGAATATGCCTCCATTCAAAATTTAAACTTCAATTTCCACTCAATAGTTTTTGTAAAACTATCCCTTTCGCTACTTCCGGCGTTTCATCCTTTTACGGAGAAGCTGCCATGCCCAGGAAACCAAATGCAGCTTCTGGTCGAGTACAGCATTGACGATAGTGTGGGTCGCATCACGGAGCTCATCACCGTCGACATTTGCCACTACGTCAGAAACGAATTTGTTCACTATGCGCGGGTCGCTTATGCTGATTTCGTTGACAAAACGGCACGCTGAATTGATTCCCTGACCGATTAGCGGCGGAACCTCTTGAGTTATTGCCTTGCTGACCGCTTCCCTCAGTTCGGGTGAAGCTTCCCAAAGATTTTTTATCATTGTGGAGTAGGCTTCAACCAGGGCTTTAAATTCATCAGTGTCAATATCCTTTATAATACTGCCAAGATAATCTCTGAGCAGTTCCGGTGAAAATTTTTCATTGAGTTGATTTCCAGTTGCCGCCAGAGCACCTACACAGGAGTTGACAATAGGCGGAATGGAGCCCAAAATGGACAAAATAACCTCCGGATCCTGCCAGATAAGAGCTATCACCAGCGGATGGGATTTGTCCGGTTTTATGTTTTGTAAAGAATTACGTATTATATCTTTCACAAAGGGTGTGCGTAATACCTCTTTGAGCACTCCTCCCTCGGCGGGCATCACGGCGCTATTTTCCATGTTCTTCTCCCTCCGTATTAGTATTGGAAGCCTCTTGCTCCTTGTATGCCTCTTCCGCTACGATCCACAATTCAGTTGCCAGCAATTTTCCGTTGCGGACGATACTTTCCAGTGATTTTTTATCAAGTGATAAAACCATCGATTTCATAAAATCGTGCAGCAGTAGAGGTGAAAACTTATCGTTAAGCTGAATGAGCAGTTCATCCAGGCCTTGAATTAAGGAATTGAAGATAGAAGGAACGGCGCCCAGCAATCCCAGAAAAAACTCCGGGTCCTGCCACATCATCGTTCTAACCAGTCTTCGGCTCGCTTCGGGATCGATATTCTGCAGTACTGTTCTTGTGCCTTCTTTGAAGCCCGGTTTTTTGAGCAGTTCCTTAAGAACTCGATCGGTTAAGTCAATTACTCCTTTATTGGCTTCTTCCATTTTTTTTCTCCTATAATGTCTTGCAGTTGAAGAAATACCGGGCTGCTTCCATCTGACAGAGCTGCTTGCCGCCCATCCATAACTGAATGATTTTGATATCGCGCCAATGCTTTTCAATATCGTATTCGCGGTCGGCACCATATGGGCCGAGAACGTCCATTGCCTTTCCGAAAATATCCACCGCTCTGTCTGAGACGAAGTCTTTGAGGTTACGCATCTTGCAGGCTACTTCATCCGTATAGATGGGATAGCCGTATGGTTTGTTGCGCCTGTCGCCCATTCTTGCCGCTTCATAGGTCAGAATTCTGCAAACATCTATATCGCCGGCGATCCGGCCGATAATGCTGGCAATGTGGTCGTCTTCTTTCAGGGGTTTGTTCTTGTAAGTTTTCGTCGATACGAAGTCATAGAGAATTTCGTAAAGGTTGAGCATCGCGCCGCACAGAAATCCCATACTGGCCGCTAATCCCCAGGGAATGATTTCGCGGAAGACCTGAGCGTCCATCCCTGGTCCGTGAGCGCGGTACCAGACGGGAACCCTAACATCTTCAAACCAGATATCGCCGTTTTTATCGGCGGCCATACCGGCTTTTTCATAAGGGCCTCCCTGGGTTACACCTTTGGCATCGGCGGGAACAAATATCATGGCGAAGTCGTTGGGGTCATTTGATCCCAGTTTCGTTGTGCACGGAACGCTAAACAGCTTAGCTACACCACCGGTATTGGTAGGCCAAAGCTTGTGACCGTTTATAACCCATTCATCGCCCTCTAAACGGGCAAGGGTGCGGATGGTTTTGCCTCCGAGAATGTCCATGTTTTCGATATCCGCTCCGCCTTGAGGTTCCGTCATGGCATTGGCCGCGAAGACCGCTTTGTCAGCATTGCAGAACATGGGGGCGAATTCTTTGGCCAGCCGCCAGTTGACATGAGGATCGACCAGAATAGTCGTGAGCGGCCAATAGGTAACCATAAAAGCCACAGCCATGGCCGTGTCTGCCCGTCCGACCTCTTCCGCCAACGCGCAGGAAACTGTGAAGGCGGAATCGGATTGTCCAATGCCCCAGCCTCCCAGCTCCGGCGGGAATAGCGCTTTTTGAAGGCCGACGCCTTTATTTCCCATAAGCTTGTCGAAGGCCGGCTCAATCATGTGATGGTTTTTCCAGTCTTCATCGTATTTGCGTCTGAAGGGCATTACCTCCTTGGCGGCCCAGTTTCTAATGACACTGCGGATGTGTTTGTCCATAGGTGATATATATTCTTCCGGTTTTGAGAATTCATCGAAGTTTTTCATCATTCGTCTCCTTTTTAAATCTCTTTGCAGTCAAAGAAAAACCGCGCCGTATCCATCTTTACCGGCGCCTCGGCACCGACTCCGCACAGGTATGACTGGATGGTCTTGACATCCCTCCAGTGTTTTTCCACATGCCACTCCTTGGAGTAGCCGGCGGACCCCATAAGTTCCAATCCTCTGTTTATTGCCCGCATTACATTCTGTTGTATTTTTGATCCGATAACCTGCGAAATTGTGTAAACTCTTTGGCTGCCGCTTTGTCCCCAGTCATTCGGCTTGGACATTGTTTGAGCAAGATCATAAACCAGTAATCTAGAGGTGAAGACCTCGTCCGCTACATCAGCCAGAACGGAGGCGCAGAGGGGATTTTCTTTCATCATGTAACCGCCCTTGATTGTTCTTGTCTCGGACCAGTCGCCGACCATTTCAAAAAAGTTCATGCCCGTTCCTACGCTTACACCGCCGAGCAGAAGATTTAACCAGGTGTAGATTTCCTCTACGACACCCTGACGGGAGATAACATATGCTTTGGGAATTCTTACATTATTGAAACTGACATCGGCATTAAAGGTGGAGTTTAAACCGGTTTCCAGAAGAGTCTTGCCGCGAACTATATTGGTGTCGTTACCGGGGACAAAAGCGATACAGGGCTTGCCTGCTTTGTCGGCGCAAACCACACAAAAAAGATCAGCTGTGGCGCCACTGTTAATCGGCCGGAGATCTTTGCCATTAACGACATAACCATCGCCTTCCGGCTCAATGGTAGCAAGAATCGATCGGCCCAGGAATAAGGGGGTATCCTGTCCAACATTTCCCATTCCGGGAAGGATAAGGGAAAAAGTTTTTAATTCTTCACCGCAGTAAACAGGCGCGAGCGCGTCACACAGGGCTTTGTCGAAATTTGGAGCCATAGTGATCGTGGCTAAGATCGTGTATTTGACGGCGGTTGCTACGCCTATAGCGGCGTCTGCTCGTCCGATTTCGGTGAGAATGGAAACCAAGCCCGGCGCGTTGGCAGGATTAGTCCAGCCAAATCCGCCGTGTTCTTCGGGCAGGATAAGTCTTTGCAGGCCGATAGTGAGATTGAGCGTTTTGCTCTTTTCAATAAAGAGCTTTTCGTAATTTTCCCTATACTCCTGACGCTTGGAAATAATCTCTTTGTCGGCCCATTGCCTTACCAGATTAATAATAGGTTTCGACTCCTCATCCACCAATTCCTTTGGGTAAACAAACAACTCATCCAGGGCTTTGTTCATAGCTCCTCCTTTTCCCGATTATTGTTTTTGTTTTATTTTTTTCGAGGTCCGGTTTTTCTTTTATTTTGAACTGTCTTTATTTTGCTTATGATTTTTTTCTTTTCAACGGTTGTCTTTTTAGGATCTATTGGATTCATCAAGACAGTGCGGATTACTTTCTTGAGTTTTTGCATAGCCTTTTCCAGATCATCAGGTGCATCC
This window encodes:
- a CDS encoding 2-hydroxyglutaryl-CoA dehydratase, whose translation is MFVAGCDVGSLTSKAVIMKNGKIIESVIIKSKARPWESADEVMGMALSKAGLTIKDIKRCVGTGYGRDKISFINEAISEIACHGKGARWLVPSVRTVIDIGGQDCKALRLDDKGDMVKFITNDKCASGTGRFLEVMAKVMNLKLEEMGEMSLRSRHPVTFASACTVWAQADVIQHLNDKVPIEDIAAGVNNAMASRMSTLANNIGLESDVCMTGGVAKNNGVVNALEKNLGIRIKRIRREDPQIAGAIGAALFAMEKVSGGAK
- a CDS encoding 2-hydroxyacyl-CoA dehydratase, with amino-acid sequence MRKETREYNFDWMMWNAFSAASRLKSGTEKEYQTILKYIPYFKGVVNAILSTGEPGEKFIGICSKYLENLVFAKEKGNKTAITTFCFSPAIFYAMDIMPICLEVLSVMMAFTYKRGTAEFLDYCNEVGFTETSCSSQRGAVGAYLAGIGADVDMFVTDTPGVCDTNANAFSFASAYLKKPFFQLDFPPDLTGERSHEYHRDDFKALIRFLEEHTGKKLDYDRLKVNLLEVAKQDELIAELEDLARLIPSPLPVPYNLMVYASRFLFAGMPECTGVLESMLKIARENAAKNISGLSGGVEKLRAFFCYIDHYAQNLQFWQMLDSNGICYQGNILSHFWSHNAPHVAHYHKEDAAYIIDTKSPDALIDSVSMINSRMPMVKSIRGPYDAPNMWLEDTLGLAKIYSADFIVYNGTPGCRNTWGMVKLLARDTEKAGYPTYIMYADAFDVRVQSWEATEERFMEFLKVRRLV
- a CDS encoding 2-hydroxyacyl-CoA dehydratase; protein product: MMKEFFETSTVLNNKYVKQWKESGKKVVGYTCSYVPDEIFHAAGILPFRIRGFGSTDTTIGDTYFGPFICSLPKCMLQLAGEGKFNFLDGAIITPGCDSMRRLDECWRKAGSDVEGVIPPFFFHYGVPHKYSDYTIKWLTDETRRLIAAVEEHFKVKIAEADLKKSIKLYNQSRVLLDRFEALRTLDAPPFTGEEALAVILSGTTMPREEYNKLLEQFISNAEKSPGIKGRVRLMLVGSANDDVELVKVIEGEKSLVVADNLCFGSRFYSDRVDEDGDPVSALCKRYLGHNDCPRMYGDYRRRLDILTQKVEKAKIEGVILQNIRFCDLHGAENGLFEKDLEAQGIPCMRLEREYGPLVETGRMKMRVDAFIERIQQRRAAA